A window of Elusimicrobiota bacterium genomic DNA:
CTCGTGGAAGTACAGGGTCAGGAACGGGAAGGACAGCGCGAAGCCCGCCACCAGGACGCCGTGGCAGAGGAGGAGGGCGTTCAGCGCGGTCTTCGGCTTGGTCATTCGCCGTCGCTGCCGAGCTCGATCTCGCGCTTGGCCGTCGAGAGCGGGACGCCGGCCGCGCACTGCGGGCAGGTCTCGGGCGAGGCGGCCTCGAGCGGATAGCCGATCAGGCTGCGCACGGGCACGCCGAGGCACAGCGGCGCCTTCGAGCGGTCCACCATCGCGGCGACGCCGACGACGCGCGCGCCGTAGGCCTGGGCGAGCGCGACGACCTCGCCGTTCGAGCGGCCCGTCGTGAGGACGTCCACGACGACGAGCGCGCGCTCGCCGCGCTCCAGGCGGAAATCGCGGCGGAACGCCATCGTGCCGCCGACGCGCTCGGTGAAGATCGCGCGGCTCTTCTTGGCGCGGGCGACCTCCTGGCCGAGGACGACCGAGCTCATGCCCGTCGAGATCACGACGTCGACCGCGGCCAGGAACTTGGACGCGATCGCCTTGGCGACCTTCTGGGCGACGTGCGGATATTGGAGGACCAAAGCGGGCTGGAGGTAGACCGGGGTGTGGAGGCCCGACGCGAGCCGGAAGTGCCCGCTCGCCACCGCGCCGTGCTCCTGAAGCAGGCCCAGCACGTCCATCTTGTTCATTCGGCTCATCTCGTTCTCCTGGTCACAGAGTCTGCAGCTTCTCGATCGCGTCGAAGCGCTTCTTGCCCGAGGAGCGGCCTTCCTCGAGCTTCCGCTCGATTTCATCCACGGGGATTTTCTTAAAACGCGGCTCGAGCTCGGGCTTGTTGAGGTCGCCCTTCACGCGGAAGCCGATGGACGGGCGGCCGGCCTCGTCCACCCACCACTCGGGCAGGACGCCGTCGTACTTCGCCAGGCGCGTCAGGACGTTCATGTCCACCTGCTCGCGGGCGAAGTCGGCGGTACCCTCGGCGAACGCGGCGAGCTGCGGGGAGTCGACGTGGAAGTAGCGCGTCGTGGCGACGCCCTTGGTCAGGCCGTATTCGCTCTCGATCCTCTGGAAGTCGAGGGTCTTCGGGTAGGCGGTGGCCGTGCTGAAGATGGAGAACTTGTTCATCTTGTGCATGTAGATGAAAGGGAGGAAGATCACCCGCAGCAGCTTGTGGGAGTCCTGCACCGCCGGGATGTCCGCCACGCGCCCGGGGCCGAAGCGCACGCGGGCCTCGCCGCCGACCTTGTCGAGCGCGGGCGTCACGCCGCGGATCGACCAGAGCAGGTCGAGGTCCTTGCACCAGAAGTTCTCCTGCCTCACCTCGGTCACGCGCAGGTGGCCGGCGGTGTCCGGGAAGCCGCGCGGGATGACGTACTTGAAGGTGCTGACCCACGGCCGGGCCTGGCGGCGCTCCAGCTCCTGCGGCGACAGCGTGCGCGTCGAGATCGAGGCCGCGATGCCGGTCACGAGCTTCTGGGCGTCCTCCCACACGATCTTATCGAGGTTGCCGGAGATCAGGACCTCCTTCGGCGCGGAAAGGCGGTCCACGCGCCCCCTCAGGCGCAGGCGGGACTCTCCCCAGCGCAGCGCGAGGTTCTCGACGGTCAGGGTCTGCTTGGCCACCGACAGGGTGACGGCGATGTCGTCGAAGGCGTTGCCGTACGCGACGACCCGGCCCTTCGTGACCGAGGCCTTGACCGAGGCGAACTCGTCGGTGACGAACGCGTCCAGGTCGAGGATCTCGACGCGGCGGTCGCCCCAGTCCGCACCGAAGCCGCGCAGGCTGATCACGGCCTCCTTGAGCTGCAGGGCGCCGAGCTTGCCCTCGATGGTGCCGCTCAGGGCGGCCTTGCCGCGGGGATCTCGGGCGGCCCAGGACGGATGCCAGTCCTTGAGGTTCTCGAGCACCGCGTCCTTCGTCGCGATCCGGGCGCTCAGGGAGGCGGTGTCCGAGGTCAGGTCGAAGACGCCGCTCGCGTTCGCCGTGCCCGCGGGCGTCGCCACGGCGAGGCGCTCGACGTTCCAGATCGTCTGCGCGGACCAGTTCACGCGAGCGCTCACCTTCGTCGCGGGCAGGGACAGCTTGAGGTCGCGGCCGGTCCAGCGCGGCCAGCGCTCGGCCCCGAGGGCGGGCACGTCGGCCTCGATCTCGAAGACGGGGCGCTGGAAGCCGGCGACCGAGCCCGAGCCCGTGACCGTGACGCCGTCCGCCTCGGCCGTGAACCGGTGCGCGGTCGCCGTGGCGCTCGACCAGCGCAGGCCGGCGAGGTCCATGACGCCCTCGGCCGAGACGCTCGTCGTCAGCGTGCGCGTGCCGAACGTGACGGCGTTGACGAAGGACAGCTCGAGAGGGAAGGGCTGATCCTGGTCGAAGCTGTCGGCGCGCAGCGTGAGCCGCTCGAAGGAGATCTTCCGGCCCCGCTTGCGGTCGTCGAACTTGAGGACGCCGTCGTTGACGATGGTCTCCGCCGCGGCGAGCGCCAGCGGCAGGGCGCCGCCGGGCGCGGCCTTCGTGGCCGTGAACAGGTCCGCGATGTCCCAGGTCCCGTCCGCCTCGCGCGTCAGGAAGATCTGGGGAGACTCCAGGCGCACCGCGTCGAACTCGAGGCGGCGGCGCAGCAGCGGGCGGAGCTTGACGGTGACGAGCGCCGTGTCGCAGACGAGCTGGTCGCCCTCGGAGCCGGAGGCGCGGCGCACGCGCAGGCCCTTGATCTTCAGGCCGCGCGGGCTGAGGATCATCTTCTCGATCGTGACCTCGCGGTGCAGCAGGGCCTGAAGCTGCGAGACGGCGATGGCGCGCGCCTCCTCCGGGCCGAACTTGTGCTGGGCGTAGATCCCGACGCCGGCGACGATCAGGACCAGGACGACGAAGGAGAGGCCGAAACCGCGGAGCACGGTCCGGAAGGCGGCGGCAAGGAGTCGAAGCGCCCCTTTAGGGCCTTCCATGGAGCCTCATAAGGAATGATTTTACCTTATTAGGCTTTCGTACAGTTCGAGGAGGGCGGAGGCGCCGCGGTCCCAGGCGCAGGGGAGCGCGGCGGCGGGACCGGAAGCTCCGACGCGGGCGCGCTTTTCCGCGTCGGCGAAGGCGAGCATCGACGACTCGAGGGCCTCGCCGGAAGGGTCCGCGAGGACGGAGTCCCGGGCCTCCCCCTTCAGGAGCTCGGCGGCGCCGACCGAGGCGCCGGTGACCACGGGCAGGCCGCAGGCGAGGGCCTCGAGCACGCTCATGCCGAACTCCTCCCACTTCGCGGGATGGACGTAGACGTCGAGCGCGTGGTAGAAGCGCCAGACCTCGGGGAGCGGGTCGCGGAAGACGACGCGATCCGCGACCCCAAGCTCGCGCGCGAGCGCGAGGTAAGGACCCGGGCGCGACTCCTTGCCGACGACCAAAGCGCGCGCCTCGGAGCGCCTCCGCGCGACGGCGGCGAAGGCGCGCAGGAAGGGCTTCAAGCCGCGCTTCTCGAAGTCCCCGGAGGTGACGAGGCCGTAGAGGAGCTCCCCGGGCTTCACCCCGAGCTCGGCGCGCGTCGCGGCGCCGAAGTCCGCGCGTCCTCCGGGATTGAAGCGGCACGAGTCGAACCCGGGATGGATCACCGTGATCTTCTCGGCGGGCACTCCGAAGCGGCGCGTCACGTCGTCCTTCATCAGGTTCGAGTTCGCGACGAGCGCGCGGAAGCGCCCCTGCGACAACTGGATCGAGTGCATGCGCCCCACGGCGTCGTCCTCGGGTAGAGGGCGTTTATGAAGGGATTCATGCGCGGCATGAACGCAGTTGTGCAGGCTCAGCACGTCCTGGTCGAGCAGGTCGCCGTGGCCGTGCACGAGATCGAATTTTTTCGTCATCCCCTCGGCCGCGGCCGCGAAGGCGCGCCGCTTCATCCACGAGCCCCAGGGCCAGGCCGGGACCCAGTGCGGGACCGCGCCGGCGTCGAGCAGCGCCTTCTTGTCGAGCTTCTCCGCGAAGACGTGCACCTCCCAATCCCCGCGGGAGAGGCGGCGCGCGTGCTCGACGATCATGCGCGCGGCGCCCGACAATCCCTCGACCCGCCGTGCCGCCACGGCCAACCTCCTCTTCACCGGACCCCCACGATGCGCAGGATCGTCGCGGAGGCGACCGGGATCCAGAGGTTGTCGTTGGACCAGGGAGTCGTCGGCAGGAGCTCGGCCAGCGCGCCCGCGAGGGCGGCCGCGAACGCGGCGCCCGGCCGGAGGCCGCAGGCGAGCGCCGCGGCGAAGCCGACCGCGAGGCCGGCGAGGCTCCCCTCGAGCGACTTCGCGCCGCCGAACAGCTTCGTGCGGCCGTACGCCTTGCCGACCAAAGCGCTCGCCGCGTCGCCGAGCGCCAGCTGCAGGATCGCCGCGCCGACGATCATCGGCTCGCCGCGCGCGATGAGCATGGCCGCCAGGCTCCCGGCCGTGGTGTGGAAGATGCCGCTGAAGTGCTTCCGCTCGGTCTCGCGGATCATGCCGTCGAAGAAGCCGACGAGCGCGCGCTCGATCGCGGGGACCTTCAGGCGCAGGGTCTCGATGAGGAGCACGACGGGCAGCCAGACGGCCATCATCCAGCCGACGCGGGGCCAGCCGACGAGATGGAACGCGCCGAGGTAGGCCAAGGACAGCATGTGGAAGGTCTTGCGGCCGAACTCCCGGCGGAGGTCGCTCGTCATGAGAACGCCGCCTTGCGCGCCGACTCGAACGCGGGCCGGCTCCACAGCCACGCCAGGCTCCAGAAGCGCTTCGTCAGGCCGCCCGCCTCGCGCAGGTTCGCCAGCAGGGTCACCGCGTCCGGGAAAAGCCCCTTGAGCAGGGCCATCAGCATGAGGGCGTTGGCGATCGCGATCAAGGCGACGGAGAACAGCACGCCTCCGGCCGCGTCGAGGTCCGGCTGGCGAGTCTGGGTCAGGGAATCCCAGGTGAACAGGAGATGGGCGGCCAGCGCGCCGCCGAGGAGGAACAGGAACAAGGCCTCGCCTCCCGCGTCGGGCCGCAGCCAGAGGAGCATGCGGTAGGCCATGGCGACGGTCAGCGCATAAAACGGCACGCAGTAGGGAGCGAGTGCTACGAACGCGCTCGAGTGCGACAGGTCGACGTGGCCTTCCTTCTCGCCGACGGAGATCGCGTACACGCTGCCGCCCGTGGCCCAGGCCGCCATCGCGTGGGTGAGCTCGTGGCCCAGGACGTAGCTCCAGCGCGCGCCGCGCGCGGCCCAGGCCGCGGGCCCGACCGGATCGACGAGCAGCCAGCGGCGGATCGCCCACAGCGCGAAGGCGAGGCCGAGGCCCGCCCCGAAGGGCGCGGCCGACGTGGAATGGACCGCGACGCCGGCGAGCGTCTTGGCCGACACCCAGAGCAGCGAGCCGGACAGCGGGAGGAGGAGGACGCCGATCAGCAGGCGCAGCACCCTCTACTCCAGCATGTAGTCTTGGTAGGGGATCTTGCGGGCGTCGAGCTCCTTCTTCCAGAGCTCGCGCGTCTCCGTCATCTTTCCCCGCGCGAGGACGCTCCAGCGGTTCTCGGGCGGGCTGAACAGCTCGGCGGCGGTCTGATACCAGACGTAGGCGTACTTGAGCGAGCTCTCGGCCACGGCCTGGTCCCGCTCGAAGCGCGCCAGCCCCGCCTTGCGCTCGTACGCCGCGCGGTCGAGCATGCCCTTGGCCAGCTCCCGCGACAGCTCGCCTTCGCGCGCCGCGAGCTCGGCGTCGAAGTGAGCCTTCTTGAGCTCGGGTCTGCGGCTCCACTCCATCCATTTCTCGCCCTCGAGATAGGCGGAGCGCGAGCGCAGGACCAGGTCGACGCGGGCCATGCCGTAGACGGCCGCGACGAGCGCCGCCGCGATCAGGGCCGACCGGACCCAGGCCCGGCCGTTCATGCCGCGTCGCCGGGCGGCGCGGTGCCCAGCAGGTTGTGCAGCGCCACGGTGAGCATCGCCGGGCGCACGGGCTTCTGAAGGAAGTCCTTCACGTTCGGCTCCTGGCGCACCATCTCGATGCTCTTGGCGTCCATCGCGCGGCCGGTGACGACGATGATCGGGATGTGGCCGAAGCCGCGGGACTGGAGCTCGCGCAGGGCCTCGTAGCCGCCCATGCTGGGCAGCATGAAGTCGAGCACGATCGCGTCGGGCTCGAGCGCGGCGACCTTGGCCAGGGCCTCGATGCCGTCCTCCGCGCGCTCGGTGCGGAAGCCGGCCTTCTTGACGACGTGGTCCATCAGGTCGAGCAGGGACTCGTCGTCGTCGACGAGCAGGACGAGCTTGCTGGACGGCGCTCCGGCGGTATCGCTCATGCGGCCTCCGGGGCTCGCGGCCTGAGGAGGCGCTCGAGCGTCGCGACGAGCACGCTGGGCTTGAGCGGCTTCTCGAGGAAGTCCACGACGTTGGATTCCTGGCGGATCATCTCGGCGGTCGAGCGGTCGGTGTAGCGGCCGGTGATGATCACGATCGGGATGAGGGAGAGGTCGCTTCCCTGCAGCTGGCGCAGGACCTCGAACCCGCCGTAGCGGGGCATCATCAGGTCGAGGAGGATCAGGTCGGGCTTGAGGCGCTCCGCCTTCTGCACGCCGTCCTCGCCGTCCACGGCGACCTCCGCGCGGAAGCCCTCCTTCTTGATCATGAAGGTCAGGAGGTCGCGCACGCCGTCGTCGTCGTCGATGATCAGGACGAGCTTCGCCTTTTCTTCGGGTTCGGCCATGGCCTCATTTTACCGTATTTTTGCCGTCAGGATATGGCGCCGGAGGAGCGCCGGGGCTATACTCCCGCCGAGAGGTACCCCATGCGCCGATCCCGCTCCTTCCTCGCCGCCGGCCTGTGCGTCTCCTTCCTCGTCCAGTCGACCGGCGCCGCCGACCTCGCGCCGGTCTTCGCGCGCGGGATGATGCTGCCTCCGCCCGGACGCATGGCCCCTCCGCCGAGGACCGCCCAGCCCGCGAAGCGCGCCGTGAAGCCCGCGCGGGAGCCCTGGCTCGTCTCCGCCGCCGTCGTGGCGCGCTGGGTCGAGGAGCGGCTGACCGCGGCCCTCGCCGCGCCCGCCGCCGTCGAGGAGACGGTCGCCCCCGAGGCGCTCGCGTCCTTCTCCGCCGCCGCGTCCGCCGAGCTCGTCTCCGTCGCGTCGCTCCCGAACCCCGAGCCTCCGGCCGACCGCATGCTCATCGCGATGGAGGGCCGCCGCGTCCTCGCCTCCGGGCTCGCGGCGCAGCTGGCCTCGATCCGCGAGTTCCGCGCCGACCTCAAGCCCCTGCGCCCGCGCTTCACCGGCGAGTGGGTGGGCCGCGGCGACGTCCGCGCGCGCGTCGACTACATGAACCCCTTCGGCGTCACGCAGGGCGAGGCCAAGGGCTTCCGCGTGAAGCTCTCCGACGGCTACGAGCGCCTGCTCCCGAGCCGCAGGCCCATCCCGGAGTCGCTGATGCGGGAGCTGCCGCTGTATTTCGCCGGGGACGCCGTGGACGTCGAGGTCCGCGTCCGCAACGACGGCGCGGCCGCCCTGACGGACCTGACGGTCGCCTCCGTGCAGGAGGCGCACACCGCCGACGGGGCGCCGGGCGCCCCGGTGGCGAAGCCCGTGACCAAGAGCGTCGCGACTTTGGCGCCCGGCGAGACCGCGATCCTGCGCTGGCGCATCAAGCTGTCCCCCGCCGGCCTCGACGCCGTGAACTTCGAGCAGACCCACCTGAAGGTGCTGGGCAAGGACCCCGCCGGCGGGGAGAAGGTCCTGCTCGACGAGACGCAGGCCGGGATCGTCGATCCGCCGGGCGAGTGATGAGCCGCGCCGGTTGTTCTATAATGGCCGCCCATGGATCTCGATGAATTCCGCGGCCGCGTCGAGCGCATCGACAAGCTCGCCGCCTCCGGCGACGACCGCGCGCTGCTGTCCGAGCTGAACGGCCTCGCGGACTCCGACCTTCCCGACCTGGACCGCGCGCGCCTCCTTTGCCAGGCCGCGCAGGCCCACGAGCGCCTCGGCGAGGCGGACCGGGCGCTGGCCGCGTACGACCGCGCCGCGGCCCTCGAGACGCCGCACCGCCGCTTCCAGGCCGCCTTCCGCAAGTCCGACTACCTGATGCGCCTCGGCCGCAAGGACGAGTGCCGGGACATCCTGAAGTCCCTCCTGGAGCGCCCCGAGGCGACGCTCTCCGAGCGCCACTCCTTCGAAGCCCGGATCAAGCTCCTGCGCCGCGTCGCCTGAGCCTCAGCGCGGGGCGGTCTTCAGCGTCTTGTGCAGGGCCGAGACGAACTTGGCCATCTTGACCGGCTTGGCGACGAACTCGACGACGTTCGCCTCCGCGCGGATCATCTTGATCGTCGAGTCGTCGAGCGCGCTGCCGGTGACGATGAAGACCGGGATGCGCCCGGTCGCCCCGCCCTGGAGCGAGCGCAGGAACTCGTAGCCGCCCTGACCCGGCATCATGAGGTCGGTGATGATGAGGTCCGGCGTCTGGGACTCGAGCTTCGCGCCGGCGTCGAGCCCATCGACCGCCGTGAGCACGCGGAAGCCCTGGAGGCTCGCGCTCATCTCGAGGAAGCTGCGCACGGTCTCGTCGTCGTCGACGACCAGGATCAGCTTGTCGCCCGGGGCCGCGAGAGCGGGCGCGGGATCGGCCACGGTCGTCTCCGCCGGCGCCGCCGGCAGCGGCGCGGCGGCCGGCGGAGCAACGGGCTTCTCCGCGCGCGGCGGGGCGGCGGTCAGGAAGATGCCGCTCGAGTCCGGGTCCAGCGCCTTCGCCAGGTCGGGGAAGCTCGCCGCCGCCTTCCACGCGTCCTGCGTGGTCGCGCCGGCCGGAAAGACCAAGGTCTCCCTCTTGAATCCCGGGCGCAGGGCCAGCTGCGCGGCCTCGAACGGACCGACCGGCTTTCCCTCTTCATAGAGGTAGTACGGCATGGAGGTCACCCCTGAAGCGCCCTAGAACGGGCTACTGCGCGACGGGCGCGGGCGCGGCGTCGGGAGCGGCCTCGGTCTTCTTCTCCTTGCGCTCCTCCTTGGCCTTGCGCCGCATGGCCTTCATCTTCTCCTTGTGGGCCCTGCGCTTCTCGTGCTGCTTCTCCTTGAAGGCCTGGCGATCCGCCTTCATCTCCTTCTTGAACTCCTGATGCTCGGCCTTGATCTCCGGGGGAGGGCCGCCGGCGGCGGGCTTGTCTTCGGCGCGGACGGGGACGATCAGGGTGAGCAGCAGGGCGGCGGACAGGATGGTTCTCATTTCGTTATCTCCATGGGTGCGGCGCTTTCGACTTGCTAGCATACCCCCTCAAAATGAATCCCGCCAGTCCCCCCCGCCTCGTCCGCCTGCTGCTCGCCGGACTCGCCGCCGCCTCGACGTGCGCGTTCCTGGCCGCCCTCTGGGTGGTATGGCTGCCGGACGTCTCGCCGCTCAAGAAGAGCCCGCCCGCGACCACGGCCTACATCGAGCTGCGCAAGAAGCAGGCGAAGGCCAAGGGCCGCAAGCTCGACCTGCGCTGGACCTGGGTCCCTTCCGGGGCGATATCGGAGGACCTCAAAAGGGCCGTCGTGACCGCCGAGGACGACGAGTTCTGGCGCCACGACGGCGTCGACTGGGACGCGATCCGCGCCGCCTACGAGCGCAACCGCAAGGCGGGGCGTTTCGCCGCCGGCGGCAGCACGATCACGATGCAGCTCGCTCGCAACCTCTATCTGTCGCCGAGCAAGAACCCCCTGCGCAAGGCCAAGGAGATCCTCATCGCGCGGCGCCTCGAGCGCGAGCTCGGCAAGCGGCGCGTCCTGGAGCTCTATCTCAACGTCGTCGAGTGGGGCAAGGGCGTGTTCGGCTGCGAGGCCGCGGCGCGCGTCTACTTCCAGAAATCCTGCGCCGACCTGTCGTACGAGGAAGCCGTCGCGATGGCCGTCGTCCTCCCCAATCCCCGCCGCTGGAGCCCCGCCAAGCGCGGCCCCTACGTGGAGCGCAACTCCGCGCGGATCATGGGCCGCATCGCCGCGGCGGACCGGGCGCGGGCCGCGGCGGCGGGAGAACCCCCGGCCGAGACCCCGGCCGGGGACGCGGCCGACGCCGCGGGACCGGACGCGACCGAGGATCCCGGCGAGGACGACGACGCGATCGTCGAGCCCGAGGTCTACAGCGGCTCGACGACGGTGAACTCCTCGACCGGCTCGGCGCTCGGCGAGTAGGGCAGGAAGCCGAAGCCGTTGGAGTAGAAGCCGGCCTCCCCGGTCCAGCCGCTGATGAGGCGCAGCGGGATCGGGCTGCCGACGCGGACCTCGCGCACGACGGCCTTGAGGCTCCCCGCCGGCCTCAGGATGTTGGAGTTGACGCGGGGCACGATGACGGCGTCGCCGGGCCGGACCCCGGACCAGCCGCCCGCGGAGGCGTCGAGCACGGCTCCGCCGGCCTCCTCGACGTAGTGCTGCAGGCCCCAATGGCCGGCGCACCAGAGGCGCCCGCCCTTCGCCGCGCGCTCCGCGGCGGCCTCGCGGGCCATCGTCCGCTGAGCCCCGGCGTACTGAAAGTCGACGATGGACAGCAGCACGCTCAGGGCCGCGACCCCGGCGAGGCTGACCGCCTGCGCGAGGCGCAGACGCTTTTCGGGCCAGCGCGCCTCGAGCGCCTCCGCCAGCGAGAAGACCAGCGGCGGGATCAGGAACAGGACGAGCCGGGCGAGGATCGCCCAATAAGCGAACAGCAGGAGGGCCGACACCGAGGCGGTCCACGCGGCCCACAGCCTCGCGCCGCGGCCCTCGGCGCGGAAGAGGGCCGACAGGGCGAGCAGGGCTCCGAAGGAGAACAGGACGCCGGCCGCGCGGTCGACGGGACGCACGAGCGGGGCGAGGTCGAACGCGGGCAGGAACAAGACGATCGCCGCGGCGGCGCAGGCGGCGACCAGGGCTTTCGACGGCCTCGCCAGCAGGGGCCAGAACGCGACGACGACGCCGCAGCCCCCGGTGAAGGACAGGAACGAGCGCAGCTTGTGGGACCAGGCGGACCAGTACATCCGCGACGCGTCCGCCGTCACGCCCGCCGCCGAATCCCACGCCCCGCTGCGGAGAAGGGCTCCCCCCAACAGCCAGCACGCCAGCGGCGCGGCCGCCAAGGCGAAGTATCCCGCCAGACGCCGAGGAGGAACGCGTCCCCACAGAAGGCACAACGCCGGCAGGGCGAGGAAGATCGCGTTGTATTTCGCCAGCAGCGCGGCGGCGAACAGCGCGGCCGAGGCCCACAGCCAGGCCGGCCGGTCCTCCTCCGCGCCGCGCGCGAGCGCGTAGAGGCTCGGGAAGGCGAAGCCCGCCATGACCTTCTCCGCCATCAGGTGGTTCATGTCGATCATGTAGGCGGGCGAGGCGACGACGATGAGCGCGGGCAGCAGCGGACGCTTCAGATAGCGCGCCGCCAGGAGGTAGAGCGCCAGGCTCGACGCCAGGTCGAAAGGCAGGAAGGCCAGGCGCATCGCCGTCTCGCCGCCCCCGGTGAGGCGCAGAGCCGCCGCCAGGAGGTAGGCCAGCAGCGGCGGCGTGTTGTTGATGCTCGACATCGGCACGGCGTCGCCGTACCAGTTGAACCGGAAGGCGAACGGGTGCAGGGGGTCGCGCAGTATCCGGCGCGCGATGGCGAGGAAGAAAGGCTCGTCGACGTGGAACGCCTTCCCCAGGAACGGGAAAAGCGCGAGCCCGGTGAAGGCGGCGACGATCAGGAGGTCCCGGCCGCGCCGCGTCACCGGATCAGAGGCTCGTCGTGACCAAGGTCTCCGTGGCGGCGACGCCGTCCACCGAGCGGATGCGGCTGACGATCAGGCTCGAGAGCTTGTCGACGGTGTCGGACTCCGCCGAGAGGACCATGTCCCAGCCGCCGAACACCATGTACACCTCGTTGACGCCCTCGATCGCCCGGATCGCGCGCACGGCCGTCTGCTCCTTGCCCGGCGTCAGCTTGCACAAGACGAAGGTCTTCATGCTCATCTCCTAGTATTCCATTCGGCCGAACGGTAGCGTGATTCGAGTTCCAGACCTTTGGCGATCCATGACGGAAGAAGGTCGACCGAAGGTCGACCGAATTCGCGAGTGATCCCTTCGATGATCGTCGCTTCGGGCACGCTGACCCGCAACGAGCCCTGATATAACCCTTTAACGCCTTTCTTACGCAAGGCCCC
This region includes:
- a CDS encoding orotate phosphoribosyltransferase — translated: MSRMNKMDVLGLLQEHGAVASGHFRLASGLHTPVYLQPALVLQYPHVAQKVAKAIASKFLAAVDVVISTGMSSVVLGQEVARAKKSRAIFTERVGGTMAFRRDFRLERGERALVVVDVLTTGRSNGEVVALAQAYGARVVGVAAMVDRSKAPLCLGVPVRSLIGYPLEAASPETCPQCAAGVPLSTAKREIELGSDGE
- a CDS encoding AsmA family protein, whose amino-acid sequence is MEGPKGALRLLAAAFRTVLRGFGLSFVVLVLIVAGVGIYAQHKFGPEEARAIAVSQLQALLHREVTIEKMILSPRGLKIKGLRVRRASGSEGDQLVCDTALVTVKLRPLLRRRLEFDAVRLESPQIFLTREADGTWDIADLFTATKAAPGGALPLALAAAETIVNDGVLKFDDRKRGRKISFERLTLRADSFDQDQPFPLELSFVNAVTFGTRTLTTSVSAEGVMDLAGLRWSSATATAHRFTAEADGVTVTGSGSVAGFQRPVFEIEADVPALGAERWPRWTGRDLKLSLPATKVSARVNWSAQTIWNVERLAVATPAGTANASGVFDLTSDTASLSARIATKDAVLENLKDWHPSWAARDPRGKAALSGTIEGKLGALQLKEAVISLRGFGADWGDRRVEILDLDAFVTDEFASVKASVTKGRVVAYGNAFDDIAVTLSVAKQTLTVENLALRWGESRLRLRGRVDRLSAPKEVLISGNLDKIVWEDAQKLVTGIAASISTRTLSPQELERRQARPWVSTFKYVIPRGFPDTAGHLRVTEVRQENFWCKDLDLLWSIRGVTPALDKVGGEARVRFGPGRVADIPAVQDSHKLLRVIFLPFIYMHKMNKFSIFSTATAYPKTLDFQRIESEYGLTKGVATTRYFHVDSPQLAAFAEGTADFAREQVDMNVLTRLAKYDGVLPEWWVDEAGRPSIGFRVKGDLNKPELEPRFKKIPVDEIERKLEEGRSSGKKRFDAIEKLQTL
- a CDS encoding glycosyltransferase family 4 protein → MAARRVEGLSGAARMIVEHARRLSRGDWEVHVFAEKLDKKALLDAGAVPHWVPAWPWGSWMKRRAFAAAAEGMTKKFDLVHGHGDLLDQDVLSLHNCVHAAHESLHKRPLPEDDAVGRMHSIQLSQGRFRALVANSNLMKDDVTRRFGVPAEKITVIHPGFDSCRFNPGGRADFGAATRAELGVKPGELLYGLVTSGDFEKRGLKPFLRAFAAVARRRSEARALVVGKESRPGPYLALARELGVADRVVFRDPLPEVWRFYHALDVYVHPAKWEEFGMSVLEALACGLPVVTGASVGAAELLKGEARDSVLADPSGEALESSMLAFADAEKRARVGASGPAAALPCAWDRGASALLELYESLIR
- a CDS encoding response regulator encodes the protein MSDTAGAPSSKLVLLVDDDESLLDLMDHVVKKAGFRTERAEDGIEALAKVAALEPDAIVLDFMLPSMGGYEALRELQSRGFGHIPIIVVTGRAMDAKSIEMVRQEPNVKDFLQKPVRPAMLTVALHNLLGTAPPGDAA
- a CDS encoding response regulator; its protein translation is MAEPEEKAKLVLIIDDDDGVRDLLTFMIKKEGFRAEVAVDGEDGVQKAERLKPDLILLDLMMPRYGGFEVLRQLQGSDLSLIPIVIITGRYTDRSTAEMIRQESNVVDFLEKPLKPSVLVATLERLLRPRAPEAA
- a CDS encoding response regulator; this encodes MTSMPYYLYEEGKPVGPFEAAQLALRPGFKRETLVFPAGATTQDAWKAAASFPDLAKALDPDSSGIFLTAAPPRAEKPVAPPAAAPLPAAPAETTVADPAPALAAPGDKLILVVDDDETVRSFLEMSASLQGFRVLTAVDGLDAGAKLESQTPDLIITDLMMPGQGGYEFLRSLQGGATGRIPVFIVTGSALDDSTIKMIRAEANVVEFVAKPVKMAKFVSALHKTLKTAPR
- the mtgA gene encoding monofunctional biosynthetic peptidoglycan transglycosylase, with translation MNPASPPRLVRLLLAGLAAASTCAFLAALWVVWLPDVSPLKKSPPATTAYIELRKKQAKAKGRKLDLRWTWVPSGAISEDLKRAVVTAEDDEFWRHDGVDWDAIRAAYERNRKAGRFAAGGSTITMQLARNLYLSPSKNPLRKAKEILIARRLERELGKRRVLELYLNVVEWGKGVFGCEAAARVYFQKSCADLSYEEAVAMAVVLPNPRRWSPAKRGPYVERNSARIMGRIAAADRARAAAAGEPPAETPAGDAADAAGPDATEDPGEDDDAIVEPEVYSGSTTVNSSTGSALGE
- a CDS encoding glycosyltransferase family 39 protein, encoding MTRRGRDLLIVAAFTGLALFPFLGKAFHVDEPFFLAIARRILRDPLHPFAFRFNWYGDAVPMSSINNTPPLLAYLLAAALRLTGGGETAMRLAFLPFDLASSLALYLLAARYLKRPLLPALIVVASPAYMIDMNHLMAEKVMAGFAFPSLYALARGAEEDRPAWLWASAALFAAALLAKYNAIFLALPALCLLWGRVPPRRLAGYFALAAAPLACWLLGGALLRSGAWDSAAGVTADASRMYWSAWSHKLRSFLSFTGGCGVVVAFWPLLARPSKALVAACAAAAIVLFLPAFDLAPLVRPVDRAAGVLFSFGALLALSALFRAEGRGARLWAAWTASVSALLLFAYWAILARLVLFLIPPLVFSLAEALEARWPEKRLRLAQAVSLAGVAALSVLLSIVDFQYAGAQRTMAREAAAERAAKGGRLWCAGHWGLQHYVEEAGGAVLDASAGGWSGVRPGDAVIVPRVNSNILRPAGSLKAVVREVRVGSPIPLRLISGWTGEAGFYSNGFGFLPYSPSAEPVEEFTVVEPL
- a CDS encoding Lrp/AsnC ligand binding domain-containing protein; protein product: MKTFVLCKLTPGKEQTAVRAIRAIEGVNEVYMVFGGWDMVLSAESDTVDKLSSLIVSRIRSVDGVAATETLVTTSL